The following is a genomic window from Rhododendron vialii isolate Sample 1 chromosome 9a, ASM3025357v1.
TGTAATTCAAAGAAGCAGAGGAGAGAAGTTTCATATGGCTGATAGGTTATCCCATATTTCCATCAGTGCAACGGACTAGAAAAGTGTAACTGAAGAGGCTGGCGACTAGGGAAGAGTAGTACAAATAGTGGATTCATCACCCCCAATAACAGGTTCTTGtaagtgaaaaaaattcatccaaCAACAAGAACCACACTCTACAATAACATATGACACTGCAGGCAGAAACAAGGAACTCTTGGAAGTTTGCAACAGTATTTGGAGAACTTACCTTTGGGTGCCAATAACTTTGTACTTATGAACAGGAAGAGAATTTATTTCTTCATCACTCATGGAAGGAACTGCAGGAGCATTATCAGAATCCAATGCCCTCAAAGTATCATAATCTGCATACTCCAACAAGCCCTTTTAAAACTTACTTTACTATGGTCTACTAATTGAAAAATCACCATTCCAAATAGAAAAGTAATTAAGcaattttgcaacaaaaaatttggaatatAAGCAGTAAATTCCAATATACCCAGAATTAAAACAAAGGGCTATGAGTACCGTACCCAGATCATCAAACTCCCGGTCAAGAAGTGCAAGCTGCAGTCGGAGACCTTGCAATCGCCCTCTGGTTGCAAGTGCTATGGACGGTGGCATATGCAACCTTAATTCGGTATGACCAAGAAGCCCACTGGCTGCCATAGCATGAGCTTGGGCCTGAGCTTGAAGTTGCTGACAAGTTGCGTACATTCTTAAGCTCGTAGCCATCAAAAAGACTCCAAGAACTAGCCAAAGCTACAAACAAAGATCAGAAGCAAACATTAAATTTGTTTGTCAATGAATTAAGCTTGAGCTATATGCTCTAATTTATACTCAGTTCAGTTAATACCAGGAAGTTAGATGGCATCTGGTGTGAGTTGAGAATCATGAACAGCAATAGAACTGTCAcgtcaaaaaaataacatatgtaTTACAGTTTCAAGTAAGTGTATATGTTTAGACAGTACAACAGCAAAAGTAAACAAATTAACACAGTACCTGTGACAAGAAAAGCAAGTGAATTGGTATTGACTGTTCTAGCTGCATGAACACGCTGATGGAAAGAAAAGTATGAATTTTCAGAATGTTGAACAAACATCCATAAAGAATTTGCATGCATTGAATACAGAATTAGAGAATGACAAAGTGCGACATCAAGTCATTGTATAAAGATGATGCATTTACCACTGCTCGCCTTTCTGGAACAAATACTGGCAACCCAGTTTCTATGTCTCCTCTAGTCCCACGGAAAACAAAGCTCATGGTTATGAAGTACTACAGAAACTTCCCCAGTGAAGAATAATTTATCTCAGCAAGTAAACAAATCAGTTCTGCATGCAACTGAATCTGCAAAAGTAGGATAAGAGTTACTGAGATAAAAGCAATTTGAACTGATAAAAATTATGCCACACATGCTTAGAATCTTACAAGAGTATTATAGATATTAAGAACTGAGAACTTATTTTTAGCACATGTATCATACTTTTCCTTATGAAAGCTTCTAAAAGATCATCAAAATACTGTGATTTTGCATTAAACCAATCATAGTAGATTGCATTGTCCACGTAATAGAAAAATCTAGGCTACATCCCCGTACCCCCCCCTTGGGATAGATCCTGATTGTCCTGTACACAGGAAAATCAGAAATGCAGCTAAAACAACCAACAATAGGTGGCAACTTAATATTCTTCAAGGCTAACACAAATGACATGCCCCCAACAACAACCTTTTAAACCTCTATTTACCCTTCCCCTTCCTTCTCTACAAGAAAGCAACATCTACTAACCAATTAATCTAATGTGTAGTATTTGCCGTGTACAAGGAACACCCTGACAGCACATAGAATGGCATGGCATCCATTAAGAATACCCACATGCTCTAACTTCATGAACCATGTAATCATACAACACTGAGTCTTGCCAAACAACGAGAATGAAAATAGAGTGTTAAATGCACATGAATCTTTGCAAAGCTTCAAAATATACGCTAACACACACCCACCTAAAGACGGTTGAATTTCCATAAATTAAACTATAAGCTCAACATTGTTTGAATTCTGATACCAATCTTCATCAGGACAACAACATTATCTCAGGGTTCAATCCAAAATCAATTATCAGCAACAAAGAGGAGCTACAagctttttcagttttttgctCTTCAgacaaacacaacaaaacttcGCCGAAATAGAAACCCTAAGGCCTCCTTCAGTTGCagtgaaaggaaagaaaagtacAAGAATGTTCAACTTTCCTGCAATTTTAACGTGCTTAGTAAGCTGAAAAGTTGTGGGACCCATATCTCTAACTCTCACACTAGGATTAGCTTTCTCTCAAAATTCGTCCAGCTAAAAACACAAGATTTTGCAAGAATCTTGTCTCTCCGCtagttttcattttcctttacttctCTTCACTATAATTTTCTTGGGAATAATTTTCCTGTACTAATTTCTTGACAAGTGAACGGGGCCTAAGCAGAATCACAAATCAAGTCACGACAAAACCTTCATTGCCTAATCCACCAATGagaatcaagaaaaggttgggaATCATATCCTAACTTGAGACAAACAACTGGAACTAAATCAATGTCTGATATGGCCGGCTTAACCAAAATTTGATAACTTCAACAAATTTAGATCCCAATCCCCCAGAAATGAAACCCCAATTATCCGCCCCCAACCCCAAGCCTCTATGTTCCTCCAAATTTTCTCAGGCAAAAAACACCATAAAaacttcaacaacaaaaaatgccTCGAACGGATAATTGAACGCATGCAAACGGGAATGTTATAATAACCGAAAGAGAGAAGAACCGATCGAAACAGtaatttcgaaaaccccaaaaatTTTACCAGGCGTCAAAGAATGAGGACTTACGTAGGCAAATGGAGGCAACGGTCGAATTGTATTTGTCACGATCACGTCCGCATGtaaggcagagagagagagagagacagagagctGAGGAACAGAGTTGACTCGGACGCGTCGTCCCTCGATTCTTCTCTCTCCCAAGGCGTTACCAGAAGCCCAAGAGCTTCCGTGACACGGTGGTAAGTTCGTCAAAAGCGAACAGTGAAAGGTTGGTTGGTACTTTATTACTACTAGTTTGTTAGGGCTTGACGACGTCGTCTGCGTATAAAGTGTAACCCTTTGGGCCCCACGGGATGGAGGAGCCTATTTACTTTCGGACTATATTTGGACGGATGCCAATAATCTAAGGGTGGGATTGGGGTAATCACAAATCCCTAGTAAATGTGGTCCAATGTCTGGTTTAATTCAATAATCTTATTCAAATAACAATAGCTTTGGAAATTTACTggattcaaaacattttttttcctttttcgtgGATTTATTATAGTCCGAAATCTATGACTATTATGAGTGATGGGCGGAATTAGATTCTTACTTAAACTTTAATAAAATGTGGTTTCTGATAGGATGTGTCATCAGGAATCACATTCGTATTTCAGCCAGTTTAAAgtatagaaaaacaaagaaaatatgtcatcacattcaaaaaaaaaggaaaaaggccCAGCCTTTGCACGAATGGATGTCTCCAAAAAGACCAAACGGGCAAACCCTCAATGGTTTTGTCCTCCCGAATATAAACAACCCATGTAAGCTcgatatttttcttgattttgttgACAAGGATGTCAAATATGCTCAAACGAGTTAAGTTGTGCTAATTAATCccttacttcttcttcttattcttttttttactgCAAGATATCTCGGACCAACTTCCTCGCATCTCAAACTAAGTCTTACAATTCCTTCCTCAGCTGTTTCACCAAACCAACCCCCTTGGGGTTACTAATCCCTTGCTTATTTTCTTGCCGCCCAAATTGCTCGCCCCCGACCTTTGCAGTAAACCATGTGCTTTATTTGATTTATTACAATTGTTTATAGTCAATTTCAAATGAGTTGCAATTTAGCgagagagaagttttttttaaaaaaaatctttttttggtcaatcgtCAAGGACTAGGAGAGAAGTTTACTAGTGTGCATTTATTTAATGGGGACTACTGTACTAGATTagagaaaataaacaattatCGCCTCTGAATCCGGGTTGAGCTCGGGAAAATTAGGTGGAATTGAGGTCGACATATAATAGTTTTCGTCATTGACATTGATGAGGACAGAAGAAATTGTCACCAAGCAATGCATTATATAATCGGACTGGTACGGCAAAACAATACTACTCAACTTCAagtcttcaattttcaaatgcaGCAGATTAGGGTCAGGTCACCGCAGAAAACACTATCTTAGGTGTTTACGCTAGTTATTAATTtatgcagaataattttttgattttgtatttttttatttttatttattttgtatttgttagttttacgtcaaacttttatgtagtaaatgcaaaaaaaataaaaaatgaataaaaacaaaatcaaaaaacagtggtgcataagttaatcactagtgTGAACGAAACCGAGAGGGGTGTAAATTAATTGAAAACATTGAATTCAGTCCACTCCATTTCTTCACCTTTCACGTGCAAGCTAGTTACTACAATACTACCCCTGTGTCCAACCAAATTTAATACCTCTAGGAAGATCCGGAAAGATACTCATCAACATACACAGCGAAATTAAGTAGACGTCTTTCCTATTCGGTTTAAGTTTTGAAGGagattttttagagtaatgagtgaagagataaaaatagaaaaaaattattagaaaCTGTACCTAAGAGTTATGagaccccaaaacaaacaatGTCGGTTCTGGCTGGTTAGCTTTTGTTTGCTCGACCTTGtgcaattttaatttctttgctTACTTTACTTAACATGGCAGCATAGGCGTGCAGGGGCGGAAAAATTAGGGGATTGGTACTCCTGGAACTAGGGCACAATCAAGTCGTGTCCCAACGTTTTTAACTCCACAAGTACACGTGGGTCTTCTGTGGACTCTATATGAATATTCGATAGCGAGAAATGTTGGGTACCGTGCACATAGGGAAGATCCAAAAAATAGTGATGCATGCATCAAACTCATGGGATTGAAGAGAAGGAATGCTTCATATATTAAAAAGCTCGTACGTAAGATAATTACAAAATGACGAGTGGGATTTTAATGCTCCCTCCATTCCCAAATTTCTTACTTATTTTGACTATATTACAAATATCCCCAAAATTGTTTATATACcaaaaaaatggacaataaatttgAGACAGAAGGAGGGAGTAAGATGAATGTTGACTAGGGTTAATGTTAATTAAGGTGATAAGAAGCATTTAatgtgcggatcaaaaaaaaaaaagaagcatttaatgtcacatgaaaaagaaaagaatcaaagCAACTAagctaaaaatagattttattgTCAAGAATGTAAAAGGTCTACGGCTCACGACACGTGTTTTACATAGACATATGAAAAGCAGGGTACGATATGGAATTGTGGATAGCaaggtttgagatttttagggGTTTGCTCTCTCTTCTAGTCATAGATTCGAAACATCTCATgtgctatcaattcttttgaGGTTAGTCCATACGCAACTTTGTTCCGTGTTTAATCGGACCTCCAACTAATGAACGTTGGGATTAATTAGTTCCTCAAGATTAATTGAGGTACACGTAAATTGACCCTCGATATTGAAGGCTTCACTACTTACTTGTGGAAAACTATTAATCAAAGTTCCAAAGGGACCATTGCCATCTCACTCAAGAAACATTAGTCCATGGCATGTGTTTCGAAAGCAATGAAAACCTGGCCGGTAAATTGAATAGACTGTAGTAGTTGAACTAACTGCATTGAAAGTTAAGTGAATGAAAGAGCTAGCACGCTATTTTGGTGCTTTAATTTGAGTAATGTGTCACTCTACGTAGATACACGTACGGTTTCATCACAAGAATGTAGCGGGCACAACCTGAAGTTACACCTCAAGCCAATAAAATGACAACCTTGAATAATGAAAATAGTGAGATGTCGCGCTCGTTGAATTCAACATGACTCAGAGAATAGAGGATTTTTCAACTTAAATATCAAATTTTCTCTAATACCTGTTAGTAGGCGCATTGGAGAACAAAAGCTTAAGGTCGACCATTGGGTGCTATTGATTGGTAATTAAGTTTTTCTATAGTAGATTAATTTCCACTCTCAGTTAGACAAAATGTATTGTGCAAACAATATAGAACATTCTTCTGTAATACTTTCCAGcaatctttgttttcttttccttcgaaAAAGATCACCATACACACGATGTAGAGAGTATTCATGTATTTGACCGTTTAATTTTTAACTTCCCGTTGTGTAGTTTCAAGGGTATATTGGAATACAAGTCCAAATAATTTAATTCTCTGAATTAATTTTCTTACAaagttatctttatttaaaattgtCATGCAAAAAAGAACTCTAcaactaattaatttagttTTATGCTTAAACAACTGTATTTGTCCGAACTCCGAAACAAACTAGAGCTATCTCCGGTCATGGCCCATTTCTATACCTAATTTCAGGTAAAAAAATCTGTATAAAACTCTATCTAGATATATGTTATTCAATGCTAAAACTTTATTTATaccgatatttttttttcatttatgagTTTAAATAGAAAAAAGGCTTAACTGCAAGAACACTCCTTTAACTATCACTTTTTGCCAACTTcacccccttaagtttaaaACTCCCCAACTACACCCCttaactagggctgcaaacgatccgagccgctcgcgagcggctcggagctcggctcgataacggctcggctcggctcggttcgagacaaaaacgaacgagctcgagctcgagtcctgggctcgtttcataaacgaaccgagctcgagttagtcgaaactcggctcgaattggctcgcgagctcgattatattatatatatatttgtttcataaacgagccgaacgagccgagctcgagctctgcaAATActtctcgagccgagctcgagctcgagttctgcagctcgtcacgagctcgagccaactaaatttttggcgagccgagctcgaacactctaaaactcggctcggctcggctcgtttgcagccctaccctTAACTACCAAATtagagcaacttcaccccctctcCCGTTTTCCGTTAAAAAAAATGGAcgaactgaaaagaaaaagaccaaCGTACCGCTAAGCTTAAAAATACACGGTTTATActtggaagaaaaaaacatcGATCCcactccccccccccctctctctctctctctctctctctctctctctctctcgtcatgGGTCGAGGTCGACCGAAACCCTAGAGCCCATTTTCCATTTCATCTCATCTTTACTCATCTCCATCTCCCACCTCTCATCTCCAATTGACAGAAGCAagcaaaaaccctaaatcgaTAGCAAAAACCCCTGGAATCCGTAAAGTACGAATCAACAGACTTCATTCAAATCCGTACGAGTTCTACCTAGTTCTCCTTCGTTCGAATCCAAAAATCTGttaatttttgggctttttgggTTGGGGATTTAAAAGAGGGATAATctggttttgtttattttttttggtaagtatctGGTTTGAGAGGAAATGGAGGAAAGAGGAAGACAAATTAACCAGTTTCAATAAGAGAAAAGGAAGAGGTAATCGGGTGGTgaggggaggaggaggtggtggtggagaacTCGTGGAGGTGGTGAGAGGTGCTGCTGGAGGTGAGGGGGTAATTCCAGGATAGGAAGAGGAAGATAAATAGGTTTATcaggtttagggttttctggTGGTGTAGAGGTGTAGAGGGATGAGAGAGATTGTGTAGAggatggaggaaaaaaatatggtgcagagagagagagagagagtttataaAGGGCATTTTCGTATGTTGATTTACTTTTccatctaacttttcaattttccatccaaattctTAATAAAATTGGACTAAAAATGGGAGAGTGGTaaagttgctcgaatttggtagttAGGGTGTAGTTGGGGAGTTTTAAACTTAAAGGgataaaattgtcaaaaaatgataattaaaaGGGTGTTTTTGCAATTAAACCTAAAAGGATGGTGTGAATTGAACTAGTGATGGATGTTAACTAGAGGTGGCAAACGGGCAGGTCTGGGCGAGTTGAAACGGGTCGTGGGTCAAATATGGACGTGTAGAATATGGGTCAAAAAGTAAACGGGTTGGAACGAGTCGGGTTAAATATGGgtcaaaccaaacccaaaccctcccgacccgacccgttttcctttctttcttttttttttttttttcccctttcctttTCCCCTTCCCCTCTCTTCCCCCCTCCTTTCTCTGATTTGTCTCAATAAGGggattcaaaaaagtaaaattttatgattaaaactcaatttgtACGTTATGCGTCAATTTTTTGTCGATTATTAATTAGTTCTATTctgagaagaatcgaaaaatttaaaaattatgatccaaacccaTCCGACCCGACCCATTATACTTCCTTTTCTCCCTAAGCTAAAATATCCGGTATACCAACGCCGGCTTCGGGtgcatttggattaaaaattgagtgacttttttcttctttttttttatttttttatgtatttgtttattttgcgttaaac
Proteins encoded in this region:
- the LOC131300106 gene encoding E3 ubiquitin-protein ligase SDIR1, with the protein product MSFVFRGTRGDIETGLPVFVPERRAVRVHAARTVNTNSLAFLVTVLLLFMILNSHQMPSNFLLWLVLGVFLMATSLRMYATCQQLQAQAQAHAMAASGLLGHTELRLHMPPSIALATRGRLQGLRLQLALLDREFDDLDYDTLRALDSDNAPAVPSMSDEEINSLPVHKYKVIGTQSGNSTMQQASSSVTAEKKQDTANVVGNTKASEDELTCSVCLEQVTVGELVRSLPCLHQFHANCIDPWLRQQGTCPVCKFKVGSGWHESGPSEIDASYMV